Part of the Caldilineales bacterium genome is shown below.
GCCGATCAACCCCGAAGCCTGGCGCTGGTACTACAACGTCATCGGCAAGCGCCGTTGCCCGATCATGGACACCTGGTGGCAGACCGAGACCGGCGGCTTCATGATCACGCCCGTCCCCTCGCTGCCGCTCAAGCCCGGCTCGGCCACCCTGCCCTTCCCCGGCGTCGAGGCCGAAATCGTGGACGAAGACGGCGACCCTGTGGCGGCGGACGAAGACGGCTACCTGGTGATCAAACGCCCCTGGCCCGGCATGGCCCGAACCGTCTACGGCGACCCCGACCGCTATGTGGCCCAGTATTTCGAGCGTTTCCGCGACCGCGGCTACTATCTGACCGGCGACTCGGCCCGCAAAGACGAAGACGGCTATTTCTGGATCATCGGCCGCATCGATGACGTGATCAAAGTCAGCGGCTACCGCCTGGGCACGGCCGAGATCGAGAGCGCCCTCGTCAGCCACCCGGCCGTGGCCGAGGCCGCTGCCATCGGCATGCCCGACGAGATCCGGGGCCATGTCATCTGGGCCTACTGCATCCTCCGCAGCGGCTTCGAAGCCTCGGACAAGCTGGTGGATGAACTGAAAGAGCACGTCCGCCATGAAACCGGCCCCATCGCCGTCCCCGCCAAGATCGAATTCGTGGACATGCTGCCCAAGACGCGTTCCGGCAAGATCATGCGCCGGGTGCTCAAGGCCCGCGCCCTGGGCAAAGAAGTCGGGGACATCTCCACCCTGGAGGCATAGCCTCGCCGCCCCATCCGCCGACCGTTTGACAAAGCCCCACCCCCTTCCTATAATCGCCCCACCCATCCTGGTGACGCCCGCTTGTGACGATAGCGGCCACCGCCCATCGTTCCCACCTCGTTTTCTCACTTAGGAGGAGAAAAACATGTCCAAGCATCGAATCTGGGTCCTGTTCGCCGGCCTTGTGCTGGTTGCCCTGTTGGCGGCAGCCTGCGGCGGCGCTACGGCGCCCACCGCTGCGCCGGCGCCAACCGAAGCGCCCACCGTTGCGCCGACGCCCGTCCCGCCCACACCTGAACCGACCAAGGCGCCCGAACCCACGGCCACACCCGAACCGGCGCCAACCGAAGCGCCGGCCATGGAGTTGATGTCGAGCTCGGTGGATAGCTGCGACTACGGCGGCGAGATCAAGTCGATCGAAGCCATCGATCCGTTGACTGTCAAGTTTACCCTCTGCTTCCCCGACCCGGCCTTCCCGGCCAAAGCCGCCGACACCTCCATGCAGATTCAGTCTTCGGACTATCTGGAGAAGACGGGCGGCACCGGCGACCTGCTGGAGAAACCCGTCGGCACCGGCCCCTACATGCTGAAGGAATGGCGCAAGGGCGACCAGATGATCATGGAAGCCAACCCCAACTACTGGGGCGACAAGGCAAAAGCGCAGACGCTGGTCTTCCGCTGGAGCGCTGAGGCCGCCCAGCGTTTGCTCGAACTGCAATCAGGCAATGTCAGCGGCATCGACAACCCCGGCCCCGATGACTTCGCCGTCATCGAAGGCGACGCCAACCTCAAGCTCTACCCGCGCGCCGGCACCAACATCTTCTATGTTGGCATGAACAACACCTATCCGCCTTTCGACAACGAGAGAGTGCGACAGGCCTTCGCCATGGGCATCGACCGCGAGCGCATCGTCAAAACCTTCTACCCGGTGGGATCGTTGGTCGCCACCCAGTTCATGCCTTCCAGTATCTTTGGCTATAGCAAAGATCTCGACTGGTACAAGTATGACCCTGAGCAGGCCAAGAAGATCCTGACCGAAGAAGGCGTCTACGATGCCAACGGCGTCTTCAAGACCACCATCACCTATCGCGACGTGGTGCGCGGCTACCTGCCCGAACCCGGCGTGGTGGCCCAGGACATCCAGGCGCAACTGAAGGATATCGGCGTCGAAGCCGAGATCGTGGTCATGGAATCCGGTTCCTACCTGGATGCCGCCGCCGCCGGCCAACTCAATGGCTTCCACCTGTTGGGCTGGGGCGCCGACTATCCCGACGCCACCAACTTCCTGGACTATCACTTCGGCGCCGGCGCCAGCAAGCAGTTCGGCAACAAGCATGACGACATCGTCGCCGCCCTCCAGCAAGCCGCCGCCTTGGCCGACCCGGCCAAGCGCCAGCCGATCTACGACCAGGCCAATGAGCTGATCAAGCAGCACGTGCCCATGATCCCGATCGCGCACGGCGGCAGCGCCGACGCCTTCCAGGCCAACTGCACCGGCGCTCATTCCAGCCCCCTGACGCGCGAGAAGATGGCCGTCATCGACTGCGGTGGCGACACCCTCGTTTGGATGCAGAACGCCGAACCGGTCAGCCTCTATTGCGCCGATGAAACCGACGGCGAAACTTTCCGGGCCTGCGAACAGATGAGCGAAGCCCTGTTCTCGTATGAGGTCGGCACCACCAACGTCGAACCGGCCCTGGCCGAATCGTACGATGTCAACGACGACCTGACCGAGTGGACCTTCCATCTACGGCCCGACGTCAAGTTCCATGATGGCAGCGACTTCGACGCCAACGATGTTGTGGCCACGTGGGACGCCCAATGGGATGCCGCCAGCCCGCTGCACACGGGTCGTGTTGGCGACTTCACCTACTTCCAGGCCTACTTCACCAAGTTCAAGAACGCGCCCGCCGAATGAGACGGATGACGTCGCTTCTCCCTTCCGCCAACTGATTCATCACCGACTGATGGGGCGCAGAAACCTGCGCCCCATCATGTCATTTCGGCTCGATAGCCGTCGAGAGAGCGCCCCAGCCATGTCCAAGTACATCATTCAGCGCCTCATCTCCTCCATCCCCGTCCTCTTCGGCATCGTCTTCGTCACCTTCGCCCTGGCTCGTCTGTTGCCGGGCGACCCCTGCGTGGCGATGCTGGGCGAGAAAGCCAACGAGGTGACCTGTGGCGCCTTCAATGCCCGCTATGGCCTGGACAAGCCGATCCTGACCCAATTCACCATCTACTTCCGCGATGTCCTGGCCGGCGACCTGGGCGAGTCATTTCGCTACGGCCGGCCCGTCACCGACCTGATCATCGAGCGTTTGCCTGTCACCGTCGAACTGGCCTTGGCCGCCATGTTCTTGTCAATCATCCTTGGCGTCACTCTGGGCATTATCTCAGCCCGCAAGCAGAATTCCATCGTCGATGTAGCGACGATGATGGGGGCGACGCTGGGATTCTCGGTGCCGGTGTTCGTGCTGGGGCTATTTCTGGCTTACGTCTTCGCCATCATCCTCAAAGGCACACCCTTTGCCCTGCCGCCGTCGGGCCGTCTCTCGGCCGGGATGAACGTGCCATCGCTGCCCGACACCCTCGGCCTGGAGAAAGGCAGCCCCTTCTTTGGCCTGGCGAGTTTTCTGGGCAACATGTACATCTTCGATGCCATCGTCCATACCGATCTCGACCTTCTGGGCGATGCCGTCAAACACCTGATCCTCCCGGCCATCGCCCTTTGCACCATCCCGATGTCGATCATCGCCCGCATGACCCGCTCCAGTCTGCTGGAAGTGACCTCCCAGGACTATGTGCGCACGGCCCGCGCCAAAGGACTCAACGAGCGCGTCGTCCTCTTTCGCCATGCCCTGCGCAACGCCCTCTTGCCGGTCGTCACCATCATCGGCCTCTCCCTAGGACTTCTGCTCAGCGGCGCTGTCCTCACCGAAACCATCTTTGGTTTTTCGGGCGTGGGGCGCATCCTGTTCGACTCGATCACCTCGCGCGATTATGCCCCCATCCAGGGCTTCACGCTCATCACCGCCGTGGGCTTTTTGATCCTCAACCTCATCGTCGACATCCTCTACGGCTTCCTCGACCCGCGCATCCGCCTGAAATAGAAGCCCCTTCGCGCACTTTGCACCCCCACCGATTCGAACCTGGAGCGCATTCATGGCCACGTCGTCAGAAGTTGTCACCCCGCCGGTTGACCTCAAGTTCAAACCCTCTCGACGCAGCCATAGCTTGTGGTACGAGGCCGTCCGCGACCTGTTGC
Proteins encoded:
- a CDS encoding ABC transporter permease gives rise to the protein MSKYIIQRLISSIPVLFGIVFVTFALARLLPGDPCVAMLGEKANEVTCGAFNARYGLDKPILTQFTIYFRDVLAGDLGESFRYGRPVTDLIIERLPVTVELALAAMFLSIILGVTLGIISARKQNSIVDVATMMGATLGFSVPVFVLGLFLAYVFAIILKGTPFALPPSGRLSAGMNVPSLPDTLGLEKGSPFFGLASFLGNMYIFDAIVHTDLDLLGDAVKHLILPAIALCTIPMSIIARMTRSSLLEVTSQDYVRTARAKGLNERVVLFRHALRNALLPVVTIIGLSLGLLLSGAVLTETIFGFSGVGRILFDSITSRDYAPIQGFTLITAVGFLILNLIVDILYGFLDPRIRLK